TGCACACGTTGACTCCCACTCTCTGTCACCACAACCACCACCTAATAATAGTCCCCAGGGAAACAAGCACACATGAAATGTGGAGCCACATGACTGGAACTTGTTTCTCAgacacaaaacactgaaatgacAATGCAGCAACCACATTTGTCTTTGTTGATATTGACCCCACATGGACTATGACATACTGCTATATGAAATATACTGGTGACTGTACCGGTTTATATAGCATGATATACTGTTTATAGAGAAGAGCATATTTGCACAGCACCAAAATAACACATcctaaagtctttttttttaatttttaatttttaaatcctGTTTTACCCAGATGTGACTTCCATGTTTCGCCAGCAATGAAACTATCAGATCAATCGATCTGGGTGTTATAGAgataaaagaaatgtaaaacatagaaaaaacaacaaacaatctATTTTATTTCCTTGTTGTTGTGTAAATCTGCTCATGTTGGTATATTGTAAGCTATACTGGTGTGTATCACTGGTGAATTGTACAAAAGTCGTACTAGTAAACACTGGTATTTATTTTGTCTTCTGGGCTGAATAAGCCATCTTGTCAAataggagggggaaaaaagcaatggaataaaaataattatgaaatgaaatgagtCTGTCTCCATTGTAATTGATTGTGATTTATTTAAAGTGATTGCCTGTTAGGATTAATATTTATAATTTCAAGGTAATGTTggtgtagattttttttaagagcaTTCAGAACTTgaagtaaaactttattaaagTGCTCAAAGGACGCGGTTCCTATGCCAGCTACTTTTAGGTGAGATAAATGAatgtgacctgtacagggtgtatctcgcctctcaccctgtgacagatGTGATAGGCTCTGGCACACCTGTCTCATCAACCCGCCCATCCACTCCCGTGACTCTGACTGAgacaagcagttaagaaaagTGATGTATGGATAAATGCTGCTTTTAATTCATAAGGGATTAAAGCACGATCAAAGTGTACCTAATGCTCGTATACAGAACACTGAGAGTATGTCTTCATGTTTACATTGTACTTAGTTGCCTCATGGTGTCTGATGAGATGTAGAACTATAAAGAAGAGAGTCAGACTTTCTTACAGTTAAAAAGGACAGTGCATTTCTGTCAGATAAGCTAATATAAACATACTGCCTTTACTTGTTGTGGAGTCAAACACTGAAGTCCATTTCTGAGCCAGAGCAAAGAGTTAGAGCCATAACGTAGCATAGAAAGAGCTTTGATGTGCAACAATTAGCTCTGTCTGTCAGTATTATAAATATAGGAATATCTAATCATGCATGTGGTGTATACAGTAAATGTTAGTTTTTTGTTAAACACAGTCTGAAATATAAACAGTTTTTGCAAATGCATAACATTACAGATAGAGCGGAGTGCAGCAGTGTAGGTTGTACAGTTGTACATCCCACTGACCTCAGCGTGACAGCAGTAGTGCAACACCGACAGTCAGGAGCAGCAGCTCGGTGTTTCTGTTAATGGAGTCGGCTCCACTCAAGTTACAGAAGTCAGTGTTGCTACAGCACCTGATGGTGTTTCCGTTTCCGTTTGAGTCGACTGAGGCGGTGGAAGCAGCTCCTCTGCATGTGGCCTGGCTGGCACAATGCTTCGCTATAGCTTTCGAGGCACCTGAGcaacgcgcgcacacacacacacacacacacacacacagcagggatcTAGAGTTAAATTTTCTACATTAAGAACTGAGCATAGTACgacggagtattagggccactttgagaaaaatgcattttgagaAAAAGTTGAAATTCTATTtcgaaaaaaaaagttgaaattctATTtcaagaataaagtcaaaattttgagaagaAAAAGTCGAAATtctattttgagaataaagtcaaaaaaagttgaaattccgttcaagaataaagtcaaaattttgagaaaaagtcgaaatttcgagaaaaaagttaaaatactatttcaagaataaagtcaaaatttagagaaaaaaagtcaaaatgtgcagatttatTAAGACGTTTCAAGTCAACATCTGCCACGCCACGTCTGCTAtaacctccagaatgtcttgtattatgagttagtgaaaactatactttagaatcagTTTTAGTAACAGGGaacttatttctcttttagtacacaaACACGATGTAGTGATGACTATGAGGATGTtaaagagatggtgcagaaagcAACATCGGCTCaggaggaaaacacacaaactggcagTGGTCAGATGCGCAAGGATTTCGATGACTGCACCTTCGTGTAGTACAGAGAGGATGTGCAGAATCACAGGACACAATAAGGGGCTCGACAACACGGtgttccataggaaatgaatggagagggagcgacGTCCCTcaccgtgtgtcgagcccctaagaCAGCTGATAAGTTGTTTCATCTagccaaggcattttgtagagggaATAGCTGCTGTGGCCGCTTTTGGACTTGAAATGATGActtcgacttttttctcgaaaaattatttcgacttttttctcgaaattttgactttattctcaaaatgcactatttatttttttactcaatgtggccctaatactccttcgtaGCGTAGTGTGTAAAAGTGCCTTTCATAAAAATTCCTCTACCACAAAGAAACTGTAGAGAAATAGATTCAAAAGCCATTTTATATAAATGCTGACTACTAAAGTCGTTTACCCGAAGTGTCTATGATGGTCATGCATGTGTCATGAGGTGCTCGACACTCCTGAATATTCTTGTTGCACTCATCATTGGTGGCAGATGAGCTGCACATATAGCACTTCAGTGGCAGCActgcaagaagaaaaacaaacatgatgcAAAGGCAGattcaaaaaaatatataaactagAATGTGGTTTGAAGTCTCAGAAGCTGGTTGGGGGACTTGTGTAATTTTGTGTCAATCAGGTATTGTTGTGAATGGCAATCAAGTATCAATGTAAGGctgaatttagatttttttttttttttttaaaaaagatggaaatCCAAACCTTTTGATGTTTTAGATCTATTAAGTGTTTATGGAAAGGGAGAAAATTGGAAACCTTAATGAAACAACTACTCTCAACACATAAGTGTCAGATGATTGAAAGGGTGACTGCACACAGTCATTGTTCTGGTCGTTAGTCATCAGACTTTCGAGGAAACTCCAAAGTTTAATAAATGCAGTACACCAAAACTAATCAAACAAAACCTGATAACTCAACAGAATTTAATTCAGGATTGAGGGTGTTTCTCTTCATTCTTATTCACATGTAAGTCATCTAAGTCCTGAtgctttcacacatttttgACCACCTGGTAAATGTTTGATGTATTAAAGATGGTTTTAGTTGGCCATTAGTCTAAAATAAGATCATATTTAGCCTACATAGATgaggaacacaaacacaacatttaGACAGACAGATCAACTATGTGAAGTTTTAAATCTTCAAATAAATGTTAATCCTGCTCCAGTATAAATCCATAAACCTGCTGTGGGAATTAAATGAAGGACATCAGAGTTAAACCTCTGAAACTAGTAAATTATTAATCAAGACAAATCAGTGCAGAATAAGCGCTGATATTTACAGCATGTCCTTCAGCAGCAGAGCCACCCAACCTTATGACAAACTTCTCTTATTCTCCATGACTTTGTAGACagagataaagaaaaacagatttacAAACTTCTGGAAACAACAGCATGAGGTCGAAAAGGCAATGACTGATAGACTCATCACCACATACTGGTATGTTTTTCATCATATTTGACTACATGTATTGTCAGATTCACTCGACTTTCATCCTGTCTGTGCATAAAAATCCCATAACCTTTGACCTACAGTTTGAGCAGTCTGCTGTTAACTTGTATACCTGGAGTGACgaggagaaagaggagcccAAGCACGAGCAGCATCTTCCTAACAGGTGTTGAAGTGTTCCCAACCGGAATGTCTGCCGTCTGCAGTTAaaactgttgtgccaaaaagtgtttgtgtgtgtgtgtgtgtgtgtgtgtgtgtgtgtgtgtgtgtgtgtgtgtgtgtgtgtgtgtgtgtgtgtgtgtgtgtgtgtgtgtctagtgAAATAGTTCCACCCACATCAAGCACCATCATTACATGAAACAGAAAGCATCTAATAAATTTTGCCTTactgtgtgttgctgtgtgtgtgtgtgtgtgtgtgtgtgtgtagggggtgggggtgggttgcTTTGGTTTCACAGATACTTGCTCTGTAGTCTTCTTTGTCTATCTTCGTTCTCTGTTAATTATAGTCACAGACTTACACCAGGTAGGAGAATTttgtctctgcaggctgaggctAAGGGCATCCTGTCACCATTTAAGTGCAGTCTGGAAATTTCCTTTGCCaagacaaaacatttatttccctCTAACAACTGCCActatcaaaatatagaaaaggagaaaaatgtgAACATATTTCAGCAATGTATACAAAAACTGATATACTCAATGTAAATCAAGCTTCCTGAATCAGTGAAGGTGTGGTTACATTTAAACCACATTTTTATAAATGGCACACCCTTCAGATTAAATTACCCACATGTGTGGCTTTCTTCTGGCTCTTGCAAACACTGTGAAAGTTTAATCCCTAAATAAATGAGTTCTTACTAATAAGGAAGGACAGAATCTTATAATATCTGTAATCTATAACAAACATCTGCTGGGATTCCAGTTATTATGAATGagacaaaaaatgtaaatatacaatactgtgcaaaggtcttgagacATCTCCaatttctttatagtttgctgAAATGCGCTAATATAAATGCCAATAACAGAGGTTGAaggtcagtattt
This window of the Archocentrus centrarchus isolate MPI-CPG fArcCen1 chromosome 16, fArcCen1, whole genome shotgun sequence genome carries:
- the LOC115793763 gene encoding urinary protein 2-like, coding for MLLVLGLLFLLVTPVLPLKCYMCSSSATNDECNKNIQECRAPHDTCMTIIDTSGASKAIAKHCASQATCRGAASTASVDSNGNGNTIRCCSNTDFCNLSGADSINRNTELLLLTVGVALLLSR